In Pyrus communis chromosome 8, drPyrComm1.1, whole genome shotgun sequence, one genomic interval encodes:
- the LOC137742458 gene encoding carboxylesterase 15-like, whose protein sequence is MSSNTAITPTLPYEECRGVLRVYSDGSIVRSPKPSFDVPVHDDGSVDWKDVVFDPTNQLQLRLYKPAATTHSPSSLSKKLPIFYYIHGGGFCIGSRAWPNCQNYCFQLASQLQCVVVAPDYRLAPEHRLPAAIDDGFAAMKWLQAQAEAEDPDTWLTEVADFGNVFVSGDSAGGNIAHNLAVQLGAGSVELGPVRVRGYVLLAPFFGGTVLARSEAEGPKEAFLNWELIDRFWRLSIPIGEDRDHPLVNPFGPNSQSLEEVAFDPILVVVGGSDLLKDRAQDYANRLKNWGNKVEYVEFEGQQHGFFTIQPSSQPAKELMLIIKRFIAQNSTCC, encoded by the exons ATGTCATCAAACACCGCCATCACTCCAACCTTGCCCTACGAAGAGTGCCGCGGTGTTCTCCGCGTCTACAGCGACGGCTCCATCGTCCGCTCTCCCAAACCAAGCTTCGACGTCCCAGTCCACGACGACGGCTCCGTTGACTGGAAAGACGTCGTTTTCGACCCAACCAATCAACTCCAACTCCGCCTCTACAAGCCTGCTGCAACTACACACTCCCCCTCGTCGTTGTCCAAAAAGCTCCCCATCTTCTACTACATCCACGGCGGCGGCTTCTGCATCGGCTCGCGCGCTTGGCCCAACTGCCAGAACTACTGTTTTCAGCTCGCCTCCCAGCTCCAATGCGTCGTCGTTGCACCTGACTATCGCCTCGCGCCAGAACACCGCCTCCCGGCTGCTATTGACGACGGCTTCGCGGCTATGAAATGGCTCCAAGCCCAAGCCGAGGCTGAGGATCCGGACACGTGGCTGACTGAGGTGGCGGATTTTGGGAACGTGTTTGTTTCGGGTGACTCGGCTGGCGGGAATATTGCTCATAACTTGGCGGTTCAGCTCGGGGCCGGTTCGGTTGAATTGGGGCCGGTTCGGGTGAGAGGGTACGTACTTTTGGCACCGTTTTTTGGTGGGACGGTTTTGGCTAGGTCAGAGGCTGAGGGCCCCAAAGAAGCCTTTCTCAATTGGGAGCTCATTGACAG GTTTTGGAGGCTGTCAATACCAATTGGAGAGGACAGAGATCACCCACTTGTGAACCCATTTGGACCAAATAGCCAGAGCCTAGAAGAAGTGGCTTTTGATCCAATCCTAGTGGTTGTAGGTGGAAGCGATCTTCTCAAAGATCGAGCTCAAGATTATGCAAATAGGCTCAAAAATTGGGGAAACAAGGTTGAGTACGTGGAATTTGAAGGACAGCAGCATGGTTTCTTCACCATCCAACCCAGTTCCCAACCTGCAAAGGAATTGATGTTAATCATCAAACGATTCATTGCTCAAAATTCCACTTGCTGCTAA